The following proteins come from a genomic window of Candidatus Alcyoniella australis:
- a CDS encoding SUMF1/EgtB/PvdO family nonheme iron enzyme: MTITCTQCHAANFDTAKQCRRCKSALPKLCPACGFQGVLQAIFCSRCGHLFQDEIEKSLGSKKESPEGIPQTKSRYDPKKFAPRKRTIVSCPECGRKVSNEAKFCPGCGHLFKQQPPEKIEPPAELKAKVEAKAKAQAAEQAKDKARRAAQPKAAKPKSEVKVEPTADVKPLPRPVSKPLDKPRPVPQPLRPAAAKPAAQPVERPAAKPVEIRQPQQPPPIVAPPPDGLKVPAGMVYVPGGKLSRNAQGKALQVAPFLIDYEPVTYERYREFLTATNHRIPEDWLDRDRFLSGKDRCPVVWISMDDVSAYLAWSGKRLLTQAEWELAAAGSDGRTYPWGDQFRSGRCNSLETGRGTVTPVDAFPEGRSPYGCLDMVGNVSEWIKPTVGNDGGPFMFKGGSYVLSSQLVTVNALLVVDNESFKTFCLGFRCAKDAR, from the coding sequence ATGACGATTACTTGTACTCAATGCCACGCGGCCAACTTCGATACCGCGAAACAGTGTCGCCGCTGTAAGTCCGCGTTGCCCAAACTGTGTCCGGCCTGCGGATTCCAGGGCGTACTCCAGGCGATCTTCTGCTCGCGTTGCGGGCACCTGTTCCAAGACGAGATCGAGAAAAGCCTGGGCAGCAAGAAAGAATCCCCAGAGGGCATCCCGCAAACCAAGTCGCGCTACGACCCGAAGAAATTCGCACCGCGCAAACGCACGATCGTCTCCTGTCCCGAGTGCGGTCGTAAAGTAAGCAACGAGGCGAAATTCTGCCCGGGTTGCGGCCATCTGTTCAAGCAGCAGCCGCCGGAGAAGATCGAGCCTCCAGCAGAGCTCAAGGCTAAGGTCGAGGCCAAGGCCAAGGCCCAGGCGGCTGAACAAGCCAAGGACAAAGCCCGGCGGGCTGCGCAGCCCAAGGCGGCCAAGCCCAAGTCCGAGGTCAAGGTCGAGCCTACAGCCGATGTCAAACCGCTGCCGCGGCCGGTATCCAAACCTCTGGACAAGCCGCGACCGGTCCCGCAGCCGCTGAGACCGGCCGCAGCCAAGCCAGCAGCACAGCCCGTCGAACGACCCGCGGCAAAGCCGGTCGAGATCCGCCAGCCGCAGCAACCGCCACCGATCGTAGCGCCGCCGCCCGACGGTCTGAAAGTTCCCGCGGGAATGGTTTACGTGCCCGGCGGGAAGCTGAGCCGAAACGCCCAGGGCAAAGCTCTACAGGTCGCGCCGTTCCTGATCGACTACGAGCCGGTGACCTACGAGCGCTATCGCGAGTTCCTAACGGCCACCAATCACCGGATCCCCGAGGACTGGCTCGACCGTGATCGCTTCCTCTCGGGCAAGGATCGCTGCCCCGTGGTCTGGATCAGCATGGACGACGTCTCAGCCTACCTCGCCTGGTCGGGCAAGCGCCTGCTCACCCAGGCCGAGTGGGAGCTGGCCGCGGCGGGGAGCGACGGTCGGACCTACCCCTGGGGCGACCAGTTCAGGTCCGGACGCTGCAACAGCCTCGAAACCGGTCGCGGAACGGTAACGCCGGTGGACGCCTTTCCCGAGGGCCGTTCGCCTTACGGCTGTCTGGACATGGTGGGCAACGTCTCGGAGTGGATCAAGCCCACGGTCGGCAACGACGGCGGACCGTTCATGTTCAAGGGCGGCAGCTATGTCCTGAGCTCGCAGTTGGTCACGGTCAACGCGCTTCTGGTGGTTGACAACGAGTCGTTTAAGACATTCTGCCTGGGCTTCCGCTGCGCCAAAGACGCGCGCTAG